In a single window of the Cydia strobilella chromosome 13, ilCydStro3.1, whole genome shotgun sequence genome:
- the LOC134746548 gene encoding U6 snRNA-associated Sm-like protein LSm3 yields the protein MADDGENVSVMTVKEPLDLIRLSLDERIYVKMRNERELRGKLHAYDQHLNMVLGDAEETITTVEIDEETYEEVYRTTKRTIPMLFVRGDGVILVSPPIRVGV from the exons ATGGCAGATGATGGTGAAAAT GTATCGGTAATGACTGTGAAGGAGCCATTAGATCTTATAAGGCTAAGCTTAGATGAAAGAATATATGTAAAAATGCGTAATGAACGAGAACTTCGTGGCAAACTGCAT GCTTATGATCAACATCTAAACATGGTCCTAGGAGATGCAGAAGAGACAATCACAACAGTGGAGATTGATGAAGAAACATATGAGGAAGTCTACAGAACAACAAAGCGGACTATTCCCATGTTATTCGTGAGAGGGGATGGTGTCATATTAGTCTCACCACCAATCCGAGTTGGAGTATAA
- the LOC134746549 gene encoding uncharacterized protein LOC134746549, with translation MSQRLWLLVEWVDERDVFPSYGVVNVGSLIGNETQLHVGKMIFVRDKHGNNTRRAQVMRISDNKHYVKEQKKLVEREDHQVKNVLSLCMRTIREMKSGTMFSGIMSSDQPSQGASTGPVSLPQVVPDTDNTSSESEQEMHYEISRRHKKSYQNAYYHRDASNSRSRQSSRYQAPNPRSRSMICSTPVSIQGARIPVLTCEQSTQVDFDAEDRKQKVEEMEVVVKGLYAHFLELVARCHNENVPLPEGVVDPFERNDVPERQNGTRSPMEHPNAAGENLTVNGNHVKGEAVSNPKTLEVRRVSAHTTNTGEPCYNGIDYEMVPIGAGNAVVPSRLLNDIDWTSYSTATRQLLQAVFPRRVLATHSLTGKQSPAFMNIPPKKRLDPQIVNDIVDTVAERCGVSKRLVRGSITIKCTDEAKLYRNRLHYRQSRQHPNQENVPPGPSSDESSTVTE, from the exons ATGTCGCAAAGATTGTGGTTGCTAGTGGAATGGGTGGACGAGCGTGACGTTTTCCCCAGTTATGGAGTGGTCAATGTTGGATCCTTGATTGGTAATGAAACGCAGCTACACGTTGGGAAAATGATATTTGTTCGAGATAAGCACGGGAATAATACTCGGCGGGCGCAAGTTATGAGGATATCGG ATAATAAACACTATGTGAAAGAACAAAAGAAATTGGTGGAGAGAGAGGATCATCAAGTGAAGAATGTATTATCGCTTTGTATGCGCACTATTCGAGAAATGAAATCCGGCACAatg TTTTCCGGGATCATGAGTTCCGATCAACCGTCTCAAGGAGCTTCGACTGGACCGGTATCATTGCCTCAAGTGGTGCCGGATACTGATAATACTAGCAGCGAAAGTGAACAGGAG ATGCATTATGAAATCAGCCGACGTCATAAAAAGTCGTACCAAAATGCTTACTATCATCGTGATGCTTCCAACAGTCGAAGCAGACAGTCCTCTCGGTACCAGGCTCCAAACCCCAGGAGTCGCTCCATGATCTGCAGCACTCCAGTATCAATACAAGGCGCACGCATACCTGTCTTGACCTGCGAACAGAGCACCCAAGTTGACTTCGACGCGGAAGACCGTAAACAAAAGGTCGAGGAGATGGAGGTTGTCGTTAAAGGCCTCTACGCCCACTTTTTGGAATTAGTGGCTAGATGTCATAACGAGAATGTCCCATTGCCGGAGGGTGTAGTTGACCCTTTCGAGCGGAATGATGTTCCAGAACGTCAGAACGGAACGAGGTCACCGATGGAGCATCCCAACGCAGCGGGGGAGAATTTGACTGTGAACGGAAACCATGTGAAAGGCGAAGCGGTTTCGAATCCTAAAACATTGGAAGTTCGTCGAGTTTCAGCGCACACGACCAACACTGGCGAACCGTGCTATAATGGGATCGATTACGAAatg GTACCAATTGGAGCTGGAAACGCCGTTGTGCCAAGCAGACTGTTGAACGATATAGACTGGACATCCTATAGCACCGCCACGAGACAACTTCTGCAAGCAGTGTTTCCTCGcag AGTACTTGCCACTCATTCACTGACTGGCAAGCAATCGCCAGCCTTCATGAACATCCCGCCGAAGAAGCGGCTCGACCCTCAAATCGTCAATGACATCGTGGACACCGTTGCTGAACGCTGCGGCgtttctaaacggctggtcag AGGCAGCATAACGATCAAATGCACTGACGAGGCGAAGCTCTACCGCAACCGGCTGCACTACAGGCAGTCTCGCCAGCACCCGAACCAGGAGAATGTCCCGCCCGGACCGTCCTCGGACGAATCATCTACCGTCACCGAATAA
- the LOC134746547 gene encoding U3 small nucleolar RNA-associated protein 14 homolog A — protein sequence MEDVEESEFVASEHDKLVHAISKLDKTQFITEPTRSEPTNLNSEFNLIKTKPKLDLTNVVKVLEDTSHHVQISKKLRKSQDNKQVLAKPLEKPQAERIKRATGYEQAKEKVGRWDPVVARSRAVDFVSFPLKRVSNKMQPTHEFLSKFELKSNLEMELEEIDPPNVPVEEDEEEKVYPMTYEEMLEHRQHSAKLRAQQSYKAAKAKRQSKIKSKKYHRILKKERLKLQLKEFEELQKKDPEEALKKLEALEKARALERHTLRHKNTGKWAKSKLVRAKYDKETRQELAEQLAVSRGLTKKTQANDSTDEENDESEKMPDITLSQDPMNPWMMKRSDNSNVDAEFDFGYKKYVQGKTNKKDDSDTDDELTQHTYGDKGSKSLDMLLLGNSINRISQEDSDDETEETTKIQRETTKTQIPKAKNGDKNKPQSPNKPKSTKQNDEPTIIEHISKKSKPVKRKNEVNNTISSKKTKTAVATSSWSVEPINVLPETKKAKRDVSEAFEVLEKNIANKVASKINKLKKDIKNLERVTKKSKKIENKQEERDNLEYLKLKKQKVKPVIDEELIETAANAPEDVEVSNKPLCDIVKIAQSDVPVQENVDANIDPTRFIQAKPKYLNSIVPEGEGGHDLLDDDDEQVVPKVNIEEVFEEDDVVDSFRQEKEDEINKDKIEDIDLSLPGWGSWGGKGVKAPKKKKNRFISKPAPKFPRRDENKGDIIIKEFKDPKLAVHKVTNVPFPFKSVKDYEASIRVPLGNTFITEKAHKKLIKPSVFTKAGAIIEAMDEDELLDKKNQTFGNEKLMKLLGQK from the exons atggAGGACGTCGAAGAGTCCGAGTTTGTGGCTTCCGAGCACGATAAGCTAGTCCATGCTATATCGAAACTAGACAAAACTCAATTCATTACCGAGCCAACGCGAAGTGAACCTACTAACCTCAATTCAGAATTTAACTTGATCAAAACTAAACCCAAACTCGATCTTACAAATGTTGTGAAAGTGTTAGAAGACACGTCCCACCATGTACAGATTAGTAAGAAGCTTAGAAAGAGTCAGGATAATAAGCAAGTACTTGCAAAGCCGCTTGAAAAGCCGCAAGCTGAACGCATTAAGCGAGCGACAGGTTACGAGCAGGCAAAGGAAAAAGTAGGCCGATGGGACCCTGTCGTAGCAAGAAGCCGTGCCGTAGACTTTGTCTCGTTTCCTCTTAAGCGTGTCTCAAACAAAATGCAGCCAACGCATGAGTTCCTATCCAAGTTTGAACTTAAGTCGAACCTTGAGATGGAGTTGGAGGAAATTGATCCGCCTAATGTACCAGTTGAGGAGGATGAAGAGGAGAAAGTGTATCCAATGACATATGAGGAAATGTTGGAACACAGGCAGCACTCGGCCAAATTGAGAGCACAACAGTCTTACAAGGCCGCAAAAGCTAAGAGACAAAGTAAAATAAAGAGCAAGAAGTATCACAG GATTCTGAAGAAGGAAAGACTTAAGTTGCAACTCAAGGAGTTTGAAGAGCTACAAAAGAAAGACCCAGAAGAAGCTCTCAAGAAGTTAGAGGCTCTGGAGAAAGCTAGGGCTTTAGAGAGACATACACTGAGACACAAGAATACTGGAAAATGGGCCAAAAGCAAATTGGTTCGCGCTAAATATGACAAAGAG ACCAGACAAGAACTTGCTGAACAATTAGCAGTAAGCAGAGGCCTAACTAAAAAAACACAAGCCAATGATAGCACTGATGAAGAAAATGATGAGTCTGAAAAGATGCCAGATATCACTCTATCTCAAGACCCCATGAATCCCTGGATGATGAAGAGGTCAGATAACTCAAATGTTGATGCTGAATTTGATTTTGGTTACAAGAAATATGTCCAAGGCAAGACAAACAAGAAAGATGATAGTGATACAGATGATGAGCTAACACAGCATACTTATGGTGATAAAGGTAGTAAATCACTAGATATGCTTCTTTTGGGAAATAGTATAAATAGAATTAGTCAGGAAGACAGTGATGATGAAACTGAAGAAACTACTAAAATACAAAGAGAGACAACAAAGACACAAATTCCTAAAGCAAAGAATggtgataaaaataaaccaCAATCTCCCAATAAACCTAAATCAACTAAACAGAATGATGAACCAACAATTATAGAACACATTTCTAAGAAATCTAAGCCAGTGAAAAGaaaaaatgaagttaataaCACAATTTCATCTAAGAAAACCAAGACAGCTGTAGCTACTTCTAGTTGGTCTGTGGAACCAATTAATGTTCTCCCAGAGACAAAGAAAGCAAAGAGAGATGTGTCAGAGGCTTTTGAAGttcttgaaaaaaatattgcaaacaaAGTTGCAAGTAAAATTAACAAACttaaaaaagatataaaaaatttgGAAAGGGTTACTAAAAAGTCaaagaaaattgaaaacaaacaaGAAGAAAGGGATAACCTTGAAtacttgaaattaaaaaaacaaaaagtaaaaccAGTCATAGATGAGGAGTTAATTGAAACAGCTGCCAATGCTCCAGAAGATGTAGAGGTTAGCAACAAGCCTCTCTGTGATATAGTGAAAATAGCACAAAGTGATGTACCTGTCCAAGAAAATGTTGATGCAAATATTGATCCAACTAGATTTATACAAGCTAAGCCTAAATATTTGAACTCCATTGTACCAGAAGGAGAAGGTGGCCATGATTTgttggatgatgatgatgaacaagTTGTTCCAAAAGTAAATATTGAAGAGGTCTTTGAGGAAGATGATGTAGTTGACAGCTTTAGGCAAGAAAAAGAAGATGAAATAAATAAGGATAAAATCGAAGACATTGATTTAAGTCTACCTGGCTGGGGCAGCTGGGGAGGAAAAGGAGTAAAAGcccctaaaaagaaaaagaacAGATTTATCTCTAAACCTGCTCCAAAATTTCCGAGAAGGGATGAAAACAAAGGTGATATAATCATAAAAGAATTTAAGGATCCTAAACTAGCTGTTCATAAAGTAACCAATGTACCATTCCCATTCAAGAGCGTCAAGGATTATGAAGCATCAATCAGAGTTCCGCTTGGTAACACTTTCATTACTGAAAAAGCACACAAGAAGTTAATCAAACCAAGTGTTTTTACTAAGGCTGGTGCTATCATTGAGGCAATGGATGAAGACGAACTGCTTGACAAGAAAAACCAGACCTTCGGAAATGAGAAACTTATGAAATTATTAGGacagaaataa